From the Rhodobacteraceae bacterium M382 genome, one window contains:
- a CDS encoding carbon-nitrogen hydrolase family protein, translating into MTISDTLTLLACQICIPPMATSAERDAHLTASTTKVRAELDRAQRPVDLVVLPELSSLDYARETFAQLDDIAEPLDGASFRAWRQVAMDLNVFVSYGFARAGDGGPFISIGVVGPDGVLVGYYDKLHLAQYGASMEKEYFNRGNHLFVFEVKGFRLAPIICYDIRIPELARTLVLDHDADAILHCGAYFRDESFHTWHPFAMTRALENQVFFLSLNRAGTSYGNSLFCPPWLDENTPPLRFPQTDEAFRIITLDRETLDTARREYTFLKDKLGTYNISLHAPQRSGT; encoded by the coding sequence ATGACCATATCCGACACGCTCACTCTTTTGGCCTGCCAAATCTGTATTCCGCCGATGGCGACATCGGCCGAACGCGACGCCCATTTAACAGCCTCCACGACCAAAGTTCGCGCCGAACTGGACCGTGCTCAACGACCCGTCGATCTGGTTGTTCTTCCCGAATTGTCGAGCCTTGACTATGCGCGTGAAACCTTTGCGCAGCTGGACGATATTGCCGAGCCTTTGGATGGCGCATCTTTTCGGGCCTGGCGTCAGGTCGCGATGGATTTGAACGTTTTCGTGTCCTACGGATTTGCCCGCGCTGGTGACGGTGGTCCTTTTATCTCGATCGGGGTGGTTGGTCCGGATGGGGTGCTGGTCGGGTATTACGACAAACTTCACCTGGCACAATACGGTGCCTCGATGGAAAAGGAGTATTTCAACCGCGGCAACCATTTGTTTGTATTCGAAGTCAAAGGGTTCCGCCTTGCGCCGATTATTTGTTACGATATCCGCATTCCTGAATTGGCGCGTACTTTGGTCTTGGATCACGATGCAGATGCAATCCTGCATTGCGGGGCCTATTTCCGGGACGAGAGCTTTCACACATGGCACCCGTTTGCCATGACCCGCGCATTGGAAAACCAAGTGTTTTTCCTGTCGCTAAACCGCGCAGGAACCAGCTATGGCAATTCACTGTTTTGCCCGCCATGGCTCGATGAAAACACGCCACCGCTCAGATTTCCGCAGACAGATGAAGCCTTCCGCATCATTACCCTGGATCGCGAAACACTCGACACCGCGCGGCGAGAGTATACGTTCCTCAAGGACAAGTTGGGGACCTACAATATCTCCCTTCATGCACCACAGCGGTCAGGCACCTGA
- the ehuA gene encoding ectoine/hydroxyectoine ABC transporter ATP-binding protein EhuA translates to MVRFANVRKSYGSLTVLDHLNLDIDMGEMVTIIGPSGSGKTTVLRMLMTLETINGGVIYVDGEPLTHMEKNGVLVPANASHIRRIRSKIGMCFQHFNLFPHMTALQNCMEGPVQVLGMSKKEAQERSLELLDMVGMADKADQYPSRLSGGQQQRVAIARALAMRPKVMLFDEVTSALDPEVIGEVTNVIRKLVDAHSLTMLMVTHQMGFARDISDRVCFFHSGAIAEQGSPVELFGAPKNERTQQFLNAVLESN, encoded by the coding sequence ATGGTACGGTTTGCCAATGTGCGCAAAAGCTATGGGTCGCTGACGGTTCTGGATCACCTGAACCTGGATATCGACATGGGCGAGATGGTCACGATCATCGGCCCGTCGGGGTCCGGCAAGACCACCGTGCTGCGGATGTTGATGACGCTGGAAACGATCAACGGTGGGGTGATTTATGTGGATGGCGAACCGCTGACCCATATGGAAAAAAACGGTGTGCTGGTGCCGGCCAACGCCTCTCATATCCGCCGCATCCGTTCCAAGATCGGGATGTGTTTCCAACACTTCAACCTGTTCCCGCATATGACCGCGCTGCAGAACTGCATGGAAGGGCCTGTACAGGTGCTGGGCATGTCCAAGAAAGAAGCGCAGGAGCGGTCTCTGGAATTGCTCGACATGGTCGGGATGGCCGACAAGGCGGACCAATACCCGTCGCGCCTGTCCGGTGGCCAGCAACAGCGTGTCGCCATCGCCCGCGCCCTGGCGATGCGGCCCAAGGTGATGCTGTTCGACGAAGTCACCTCGGCGCTTGATCCCGAAGTGATCGGCGAGGTGACCAACGTCATCCGCAAGCTGGTCGATGCGCACAGCCTGACCATGCTGATGGTGACGCACCAGATGGGATTTGCGCGCGATATCTCGGACCGGGTTTGCTTCTTTCACAGCGGTGCCATTGCGGAACAGGGCAGCCCCGTGGAACTGTTTGGTGCGCCAAAGAACGAGCGAACCCAGCAGTTCCTCAATGCGGTACTGGAATCGAACTGA